A genome region from Oryzias melastigma strain HK-1 linkage group LG12, ASM292280v2, whole genome shotgun sequence includes the following:
- the LOC112162863 gene encoding calmodulin-regulated spectrin-associated protein 1 isoform X1, translating into MDVSAGRDSTRRRGAAASHDDGGGDGGAMEAQIVQLDLYDSARAKIEANLRWLFGKAYGTDHIPAELRDPFYTDQYEQEHIKPPIIRLLLSGELYCRVCGHILPSEQAAALRSHQAVLQTLSKRGIHVLETNDTPVSDLDLSSSPIKMSAHIHLIDALMTAYTVEMFSIEKAVASVRRFTNFSASKELPYSLEDAMVFWINKVNLKMRELAEKECKMKQHLLESPSHQKPDLLHALAHCMLEPVEFSRVVRYRRDHLSGRTLQHFPVLEDLLKDVCDGTALLTVIHFYCPEVVRLEDICLKEVPSIADSVYNIQLLTEFSNEYLNKCFYMSPEDLLYSPPVLKNNLMVFIAELFWWFESVKPDFVQPRDLQEIKDVRLLLQPKGSRSFVPVSNATKRRFLPSSNSADALSLDLSTKQNSLSPSHSLPPLRQGQQKTVEEAVSELRNRPNPVTQTDGQHQGSILAWPERRARPLSSALSFSAQKDAESILIARSISKDSLASNIIPPKHMLPSGLQRVGAQNLLCHVRIEDEEEETEEEELVSVIHPSVFARHRNRGDMEPDDIEVQRKSSSTPRQYAAPFVLDQQEDSYYLEPLMPAVPKPAKEKSIRLNKQEESGEMLCRSANVPNASQGKPFLSKSSRSSCYPTSGDSTPNSFRPHTEGAAGGAETEKKGFFLHFSGEQDPHSPLSSGMESRQDSDSDVADLEEDEEDEDPIKEMEIPGGEKCLEVRRSTECGDGESAKLREDLKVSERDDKEDVSGRSSPCLSTVSCASSCSASGSVRMTSFAEKKLLKLGLRDGYSSTSSSQKTTPDGSETAPAWQGKEPSPVLGKSMMLSPHVVPSELLQLHMQLEEQRRAIEYQKKKMETFSARQRLKLGKAAFLNIVKKGGGRSDTLPLPLKHSQASPGQGAADRRTVKTVSCKDDSCLDALKGQTEGASGDNRLQDNSSEPDLNECSRSIDLLNEAISSIQQQMMQLTLQQDLLMKQSVVSPPEHVQSEPRTAPNVIPEPSTSDSKSFAVHFVDIGGSSSTPARRPPRLSSSQRRRPSEQKETLSVDSSSPSLDRTPSVRECPDEEQRALLESSKMERSIQRNVTFRVGEKRGPKPKPQEPLVISKTSAQREEKPPADPGNENVSGDESSRNKALLIEVDLSELKDPQEEDVPESTVEGEQKNVLGFFFKDDEKAEDEMAKRRAAFLLKQQRKAEEARLRKQQQESEAELKRDEARRKAEEERIRKEEEKARRELIKQEYLRRKQQALLEEQGLAKPHVRTKSRRNRPKSLHREEPCGFSKGSTTPDLSLSHRGSTLSLATETDSVHSGEAETNRAESVCSMESFPMLSRASSRNMERDWENGSIASSITSSEYNGPKLFKEPSSKSNKPIIINAIAHCCLAGKVNEVQKNVVLEELEKCECNHLIILFRDGGCQFRAIYTYSPETEEIAKFSGTGPRSIHRKMIDKLYKYSSDRKQFTIIPAKSVSASVDALTIHNHLWQIKRPGSARRK; encoded by the exons ATCACATCCCAGCAGAATTACGAGACCCGTTCTACACCGaccagtacgagcaggagcaCATCAAGCCCCCCATCATCCGCCTGCTGCTGTCCGGAGAGCTGTACTGCCGGGTGTGTGGACACATCCTTCCCTCTGAGCAGGCCGCCGCCCTCCGAAGCCACCAGGCTGTCCTCCAAACCCTGTCCAAGAGAGGCATCCACGTCCTGGAGACCAACGACACACCCGTGTCGGATCTGGATCTCAGCTCCTCTCCCATTAAAATG agTGCCCACATCCACCTCATCGATGCCCTCATGACAGCCTATACAGTGGAGATGTTCAGCATAGAGAAGGCGGTGGCCAGCGTCCGGCGCTTCACCAACTTCAGTGCCTCCAAGGAGCTTCCCTATAGCTTGGAAGACGCGATGGTTTTTTGGATTAACAAG GTAAACCTGAAGATGAGGGAGCTTGCAGAAAAGGAGTGTAAAATGAAGCAGCACCTGCTGGAGTCGCCCAGCCACCAAAAG CCCGACCTATTGCATGCCCTTGCCCATTGCATGTTGGAGCCTGTGGAGTTTTCTCGTGTG GTGCGTTACCGCAGAGATCACCTGTCAGGCCGCACACTTCAGCATTTCCCGGTTTTGGAAGACCTGCTGAAGGATGTGTGTGACGGCACGGCTCTGCTAACTGTGATCCATTTCTATTGCCCGGAGGTTGTTAGGCTGGAAG ATATTTGCCTGAAGGAGGTTCCTTCCATAGCAGACAGCGTCTACAACATCCAGCTACTGACAGAGTTTTCTAATGAGTACTTGAACAAATGCTTCTATATGTCGCCCGAGGACCTGCTGTACTCTCCACCAGTGTTAAAG AATAATTTAATGGTCTTCATTGCTGAACTTTTCTGGTGGTTTGAAAGCGTCAAACCAGATTTTGTGCAGCCCAGAGACCTTCAGGAAATCAAAGATG TGAGACTGCTGCTTCAACCCAAAGGTTCTCGTTCTTTTGTTCCCGTCTCCAATGCCACAAAACGGCGGTTTCTGCCTTCATCAAACTCTGCTGATGCTTTGAGTCTGGACCTCAG cACCAAACAGAACTCATTAAGTCCGTCTCACTCACTGCCTCCCCTGAGACAAGGACAACAGAAAACAGTTGAAGAGGCCGTTTCAG AGCTGAGAAATAGACCAAACCCTGTGACACAGACAGATGGACAACACCAGGGCTCCATACTGGCTTGGCCAGAGAGGAGAGCGAG ACCTTTATCCTCCGCCTTGAGTTTTTCTGCACAGAAAGATGCAGAGAGTATCCTCATCGCTCGCTCCATCAGCAAAGACAGCTTAGCCTCCAACATCATTCCCCCCAAACACATGCTGCCATCAGGCCTGCAAAGAGTCGGGGCTCAGAACCTGCTCTGTCACGTCCGGatagaggatgaggaggaggaaacgGAGGAGGAAGAGCTGGTTTCTGTGATACACCCCTCTGTGTTTGCTCGACATCGAAACAGAGGCGACATGGAGCCGGATGACATAGAAGTGCAGAGGAAAAGCTCCTCCACTCCACGTCAATATGCAGCTCCCTTCGTTCTCGATCAGCAGGAGGACAGTTACTATCTGGAGCCTTTGATGCCAGCCGTCCCCAAACCAGCCAAAGAGAAGAGCATCCGTCTGAACAAGCAGGAGGAAAGTGGGGAGATGCTCTGTCGATCTGCAAATGTCCCAAACGCTTCACAGGGAAAACCCTTTCTTTCTAAGTCCAGCAGAAGCTCCTGCTACCCCACGTCTGGAGATTCAACTCCCAACTCCTTCAGGCCACACAcagaaggagcagcaggaggtgctGAGACggagaaaaaaggctttttccttcacttttcagGGGAGCAAGACCCTCACAGTCCGCTCTCCTCTGGTATGGAATCAAGGCAAGACTCTGACTCCGACGTGGCAGATCTCGAGGAAGACGAAGAAGACGAGGATCCGATCAAAGAGATGGAGATTCCAGGAGGTGAGAAGTGCTTAGAAGTCCGGCGCTCGACCGAATGCGGAGACGGAGAGTCGGCCAAACTCAGGGAGGACCTGAAGGTGAGCGAACGGGACGACAAGGAGGACGTGAGCGGACGCAGCAGCCCGTGCCTCAGCACCGTGTCCTGTGCGAGCAGCTGCAGCGCCTCAGGCAGCGTCAGGATGACCAGCTTCGCTGAGAAGAAGCTGCTGAAGCTCGGCCTGCGGGACGGATACTCCAGCACCAGCAGCTCTCAGAAGACCACGCCGGACGGCTCGGAGACGGCTCCCGCCTGGCAAGGGAAGGAGCCGAGCCCGGTGCTGGGAAAGAGCATGATGCTCAGCCCTCATGTTGTGCCTTCAGAGCTGCTTCAACTCCACAtgcagctggaggagcagcggcGCGCCATCGAGtatcagaagaagaagatggagacTTTCTCAGCTCGGCAGAGACTTAAGCTCGGCAAGGCGGCTTTCTTGAACATTGTGAAGAAGGGTGGAGGGAGGAGTGACACACTTCCTTTACCCCTGAAACACTCCCAGGCTTCACCTGGACAGGGAGCAGCAGACAGGAGGACAGTGAAGACCGTCTCCTGCAAGGACGATTCCTGTCTGGATGCTCTGAAAGGTCAAACAGAAGGAGCATCAGGAGACAACAGGCTCCAAGATAACAGCTCTGAGCCGGACCTGAATGAGTGCTCCCGCTCCATAGATCTTCTCAACGAAGCCATCAGTTCTATTCAGCAGCAGATGATGCAGCTGACTCTACAGCAGGACCTTCTCATGAAGCAGAGCGTCGTCTCTCCTCCTGAGCATGTGCAGTCGGAGCCCCGCACAGCCCCCAACGTCATCCCAGAGCCCTCGACCTCCGACTCCAAATCATTCGCCGTTCACTTTGTAGATATCGGCGGTAGCAGCTCGACTCCGGCCCGTCGTCCTCCCAGGCTCTCCTCCAGCCAGCGCAGGAGACCGTCAGAGCAGAAAGAAACGCTGTCTGTTGATTCCAGCAGCCCGTCTTTGGACCGCACGCCTTCTGTGAGAGAATGCCCCGACGAGGAGCAGAGGGCGCTTTTGGAGAGCTCAAAGATGGAGAGAAGCATTCAGAGAAATGTCACCTTCAGGGTCGGCGAGAAAAGAGGACCCAAACCCAAACCGCAGGAGCCGCTGGTCATTTCCAAAACATCTGCCCAACGAGAAGAGAAACCCCCTGCTGATCCAGGAAACGAGAACGTCAGTGGAGATGAAAGCTCCAGGAACAAGGCGCTTCTGATTGAGGTGGACTTGTCGGAGCTGAAGGATCCACAAGAGGAAGACGTTCCAGAGTCCACAGTtgaaggagaacaaaaaaacgtgCTGGGCTTCTTCTTCAAGGATGACGAGAAGGCAGAAGACGAGATGGCGAAGCGGCGTGCTGCCTTCCTGCTCAAACAGCAGCGCAAAGCCGAAGAGGCGAGACTTCGCaagcagcagcaggagtccGAGGCAGAGCTCAAACGGGACGAAGCTCG GCGTAAAGCCGAGGAGGAGCGAATCCgtaaagaggaggagaaggcgCGACGGGAGCTCATTAAGCAGGAATACCTGCGGAGGAAGCAGCAAGCCTTACTGGAGGAGCAGGGTCTGGCCAAGCCTCACGTGAGGACCAAATCCCGCAGGAACAGGCCCAAGTCGCTGCACCGCGAAGAGCCCTGCGGCTTCTCCAAAGGATCCACCACAC CTGATCTCAGTCTCAGTCACAGAGGGTCGACGCTGTCTCTGGCGACTGAAACCGACAGCGTCCACTCCGGAGAGGCGGAGACAAACCG GGCTGAATCTGTGTGCTCCATGGAGTCCTTCCCCATGCTGAGCAGGGCGTCCAGCAGGAACATGGAGAGAGACTGGGAGAACGGCTCCATAGCATCCTCCATCACCTCATCCGAGTACAACG gtcctaaactttttaaagaaccaaGCTCCAAATCCAACAAGCCGATCATCATCAACGCCATCGCTCACTGCTGCCTGGCTGGAAAGGTCAACGAGGTCCAGAAAAACGTTGTTCTTGAG GAGTTGGAAAAGTGTGAATGCAACCATCTGATCATCCTCTTCCGCGACGGCGGGTGCCAGTTCCGCGCCATTTACACCTACTCCCCCGAGACGGAGGAGATCGCCAAATTCTCGGGGACGGGACCGCGCAGCATCCACCGCAAGATGATCGACAAGCTCTACAAGTACAGCTCCGACCGCAAGCAGTTCACCATCATCCCCGCCAAGAGCGTGTCCGCCAGCGTGGACGCACTCACCATCCACAACCACCTGTGGCAGATCAAGAGACCGGGGAGCGCGCGCAGGAAGTGA
- the LOC112162863 gene encoding calmodulin-regulated spectrin-associated protein 1 isoform X2 gives MDVSAGRDSTRRRGAAASHDDGGGDGGAMEAQIVQLDLYDSARAKIEANLRWLFGKAYGTDHIPAELRDPFYTDQYEQEHIKPPIIRLLLSGELYCRVCGHILPSEQAAALRSHQAVLQTLSKRGIHVLETNDTPVSDLDLSSSPIKMSAHIHLIDALMTAYTVEMFSIEKAVASVRRFTNFSASKELPYSLEDAMVFWINKVNLKMRELAEKECKMKQHLLESPSHQKPDLLHALAHCMLEPVEFSRVVRYRRDHLSGRTLQHFPVLEDLLKDVCDGTALLTVIHFYCPEVVRLEDICLKEVPSIADSVYNIQLLTEFSNEYLNKCFYMSPEDLLYSPPVLKNNLMVFIAELFWWFESVKPDFVQPRDLQEIKDVRLLLQPKGSRSFVPVSNATKRRFLPSSNSADALSLDLSTKQNSLSPSHSLPPLRQGQQKTVEEAVSELRNRPNPVTQTDGQHQGSILAWPERRARPLSSALSFSAQKDAESILIARSISKDSLASNIIPPKHMLPSGLQRVGAQNLLCHVRIEDEEEETEEEELVSVIHPSVFARHRNRGDMEPDDIEVQRKSSSTPRQYAAPFVLDQQEDSYYLEPLMPAVPKPAKEKSIRLNKQEESGEMLCRSANVPNASQGKPFLSKSSRSSCYPTSGDSTPNSFRPHTEGAAGGAETEKKGFFLHFSGEQDPHSPLSSGMESRQDSDSDVADLEEDEEDEDPIKEMEIPGGEKCLEVRRSTECGDGESAKLREDLKVSERDDKEDVSGRSSPCLSTVSCASSCSASGSVRMTSFAEKKLLKLGLRDGYSSTSSSQKTTPDGSETAPAWQGKEPSPVLGKSMMLSPHVVPSELLQLHMQLEEQRRAIEYQKKKMETFSARQRLKLGKAAFLNIVKKGGGRSDTLPLPLKHSQASPGQGAADRRTVKTVSCKDDSCLDALKGQTEGASGDNRLQDNSSEPDLNECSRSIDLLNEAISSIQQQMMQLTLQQDLLMKQSVVSPPEHVQSEPRTAPNVIPEPSTSDSKSFAVHFVDIGGSSSTPARRPPRLSSSQRRRPSEQKETLSVDSSSPSLDRTPSVRECPDEEQRALLESSKMERSIQRNVTFRVGEKRGPKPKPQEPLVISKTSAQREEKPPADPGNENVSGDESSRNKALLIEVDLSELKDPQEEDVPESTVEGEQKNVLGFFFKDDEKAEDEMAKRRAAFLLKQQRKAEEARLRKQQQESEAELKRDEARRKAEEERIRKEEEKARRELIKQEYLRRKQQALLEEQGLAKPHVRTKSRRNRPKSLHREEPCGFSKGSTTRHSLRVSLLVKAQSSAAGGRGGELSNLLCMMHEHAQLLKCLCTNIFLGINPKGILIK, from the exons ATCACATCCCAGCAGAATTACGAGACCCGTTCTACACCGaccagtacgagcaggagcaCATCAAGCCCCCCATCATCCGCCTGCTGCTGTCCGGAGAGCTGTACTGCCGGGTGTGTGGACACATCCTTCCCTCTGAGCAGGCCGCCGCCCTCCGAAGCCACCAGGCTGTCCTCCAAACCCTGTCCAAGAGAGGCATCCACGTCCTGGAGACCAACGACACACCCGTGTCGGATCTGGATCTCAGCTCCTCTCCCATTAAAATG agTGCCCACATCCACCTCATCGATGCCCTCATGACAGCCTATACAGTGGAGATGTTCAGCATAGAGAAGGCGGTGGCCAGCGTCCGGCGCTTCACCAACTTCAGTGCCTCCAAGGAGCTTCCCTATAGCTTGGAAGACGCGATGGTTTTTTGGATTAACAAG GTAAACCTGAAGATGAGGGAGCTTGCAGAAAAGGAGTGTAAAATGAAGCAGCACCTGCTGGAGTCGCCCAGCCACCAAAAG CCCGACCTATTGCATGCCCTTGCCCATTGCATGTTGGAGCCTGTGGAGTTTTCTCGTGTG GTGCGTTACCGCAGAGATCACCTGTCAGGCCGCACACTTCAGCATTTCCCGGTTTTGGAAGACCTGCTGAAGGATGTGTGTGACGGCACGGCTCTGCTAACTGTGATCCATTTCTATTGCCCGGAGGTTGTTAGGCTGGAAG ATATTTGCCTGAAGGAGGTTCCTTCCATAGCAGACAGCGTCTACAACATCCAGCTACTGACAGAGTTTTCTAATGAGTACTTGAACAAATGCTTCTATATGTCGCCCGAGGACCTGCTGTACTCTCCACCAGTGTTAAAG AATAATTTAATGGTCTTCATTGCTGAACTTTTCTGGTGGTTTGAAAGCGTCAAACCAGATTTTGTGCAGCCCAGAGACCTTCAGGAAATCAAAGATG TGAGACTGCTGCTTCAACCCAAAGGTTCTCGTTCTTTTGTTCCCGTCTCCAATGCCACAAAACGGCGGTTTCTGCCTTCATCAAACTCTGCTGATGCTTTGAGTCTGGACCTCAG cACCAAACAGAACTCATTAAGTCCGTCTCACTCACTGCCTCCCCTGAGACAAGGACAACAGAAAACAGTTGAAGAGGCCGTTTCAG AGCTGAGAAATAGACCAAACCCTGTGACACAGACAGATGGACAACACCAGGGCTCCATACTGGCTTGGCCAGAGAGGAGAGCGAG ACCTTTATCCTCCGCCTTGAGTTTTTCTGCACAGAAAGATGCAGAGAGTATCCTCATCGCTCGCTCCATCAGCAAAGACAGCTTAGCCTCCAACATCATTCCCCCCAAACACATGCTGCCATCAGGCCTGCAAAGAGTCGGGGCTCAGAACCTGCTCTGTCACGTCCGGatagaggatgaggaggaggaaacgGAGGAGGAAGAGCTGGTTTCTGTGATACACCCCTCTGTGTTTGCTCGACATCGAAACAGAGGCGACATGGAGCCGGATGACATAGAAGTGCAGAGGAAAAGCTCCTCCACTCCACGTCAATATGCAGCTCCCTTCGTTCTCGATCAGCAGGAGGACAGTTACTATCTGGAGCCTTTGATGCCAGCCGTCCCCAAACCAGCCAAAGAGAAGAGCATCCGTCTGAACAAGCAGGAGGAAAGTGGGGAGATGCTCTGTCGATCTGCAAATGTCCCAAACGCTTCACAGGGAAAACCCTTTCTTTCTAAGTCCAGCAGAAGCTCCTGCTACCCCACGTCTGGAGATTCAACTCCCAACTCCTTCAGGCCACACAcagaaggagcagcaggaggtgctGAGACggagaaaaaaggctttttccttcacttttcagGGGAGCAAGACCCTCACAGTCCGCTCTCCTCTGGTATGGAATCAAGGCAAGACTCTGACTCCGACGTGGCAGATCTCGAGGAAGACGAAGAAGACGAGGATCCGATCAAAGAGATGGAGATTCCAGGAGGTGAGAAGTGCTTAGAAGTCCGGCGCTCGACCGAATGCGGAGACGGAGAGTCGGCCAAACTCAGGGAGGACCTGAAGGTGAGCGAACGGGACGACAAGGAGGACGTGAGCGGACGCAGCAGCCCGTGCCTCAGCACCGTGTCCTGTGCGAGCAGCTGCAGCGCCTCAGGCAGCGTCAGGATGACCAGCTTCGCTGAGAAGAAGCTGCTGAAGCTCGGCCTGCGGGACGGATACTCCAGCACCAGCAGCTCTCAGAAGACCACGCCGGACGGCTCGGAGACGGCTCCCGCCTGGCAAGGGAAGGAGCCGAGCCCGGTGCTGGGAAAGAGCATGATGCTCAGCCCTCATGTTGTGCCTTCAGAGCTGCTTCAACTCCACAtgcagctggaggagcagcggcGCGCCATCGAGtatcagaagaagaagatggagacTTTCTCAGCTCGGCAGAGACTTAAGCTCGGCAAGGCGGCTTTCTTGAACATTGTGAAGAAGGGTGGAGGGAGGAGTGACACACTTCCTTTACCCCTGAAACACTCCCAGGCTTCACCTGGACAGGGAGCAGCAGACAGGAGGACAGTGAAGACCGTCTCCTGCAAGGACGATTCCTGTCTGGATGCTCTGAAAGGTCAAACAGAAGGAGCATCAGGAGACAACAGGCTCCAAGATAACAGCTCTGAGCCGGACCTGAATGAGTGCTCCCGCTCCATAGATCTTCTCAACGAAGCCATCAGTTCTATTCAGCAGCAGATGATGCAGCTGACTCTACAGCAGGACCTTCTCATGAAGCAGAGCGTCGTCTCTCCTCCTGAGCATGTGCAGTCGGAGCCCCGCACAGCCCCCAACGTCATCCCAGAGCCCTCGACCTCCGACTCCAAATCATTCGCCGTTCACTTTGTAGATATCGGCGGTAGCAGCTCGACTCCGGCCCGTCGTCCTCCCAGGCTCTCCTCCAGCCAGCGCAGGAGACCGTCAGAGCAGAAAGAAACGCTGTCTGTTGATTCCAGCAGCCCGTCTTTGGACCGCACGCCTTCTGTGAGAGAATGCCCCGACGAGGAGCAGAGGGCGCTTTTGGAGAGCTCAAAGATGGAGAGAAGCATTCAGAGAAATGTCACCTTCAGGGTCGGCGAGAAAAGAGGACCCAAACCCAAACCGCAGGAGCCGCTGGTCATTTCCAAAACATCTGCCCAACGAGAAGAGAAACCCCCTGCTGATCCAGGAAACGAGAACGTCAGTGGAGATGAAAGCTCCAGGAACAAGGCGCTTCTGATTGAGGTGGACTTGTCGGAGCTGAAGGATCCACAAGAGGAAGACGTTCCAGAGTCCACAGTtgaaggagaacaaaaaaacgtgCTGGGCTTCTTCTTCAAGGATGACGAGAAGGCAGAAGACGAGATGGCGAAGCGGCGTGCTGCCTTCCTGCTCAAACAGCAGCGCAAAGCCGAAGAGGCGAGACTTCGCaagcagcagcaggagtccGAGGCAGAGCTCAAACGGGACGAAGCTCG GCGTAAAGCCGAGGAGGAGCGAATCCgtaaagaggaggagaaggcgCGACGGGAGCTCATTAAGCAGGAATACCTGCGGAGGAAGCAGCAAGCCTTACTGGAGGAGCAGGGTCTGGCCAAGCCTCACGTGAGGACCAAATCCCGCAGGAACAGGCCCAAGTCGCTGCACCGCGAAGAGCCCTGCGGCTTCTCCAAAGGATCCACCACAC GTCATTCTCTGAGGGTGTCCTTGTTAGTCAAGGCCCAGAGCTCAGCAGCAGGAGGCAGGGGAGGTGAACTTTCTAACCTGCTCTGCATGATGCACGAGCATGCACAGCTGCTGAAATGCTTGtgtaccaacatttttttagggaTCAACCCAAAAGGAATcttgattaaataa